In Pseudomonas sp. LRP2-20, the genomic window CGGCGACAGCGCCCCGGTCCAGGCAGCGGGCCCAGCGCCAGTGCCGAAGGCCTGCGCGATCGACGAGCCGGATTGCGAAGCCTGCCAGTAAGGCTTGGCTGAGGCTTCCCCCGGGAAGCCTCTTTTCCGTGTAGCCACACGGAACCCTGTGGCAGCGGGTTTACCCGCGAAGAGGCCGGCACTGCCGCGTCCTGCCCCACAGCCAAACACAATAGGCCCGGGCGCCAATGCCCAGGTCAGCCCTTACAGGGCATTCAGATTTGCGTGCACTGCTGTACCCCATCCGGGGCCAAAGCAACGCAACCAAGATCCACCGGCCATACTTCACAGATGGCCCTCAAGCAGGAGAATCTCACCATGCTGAGCTGGGACGAATTCGATAAAGAAGACGGCGAAGTCGCCGCCAAAGGCAACACCCCTGCGCAGGCCACTGCCGCCGCCACCCTCGACAAGCTCGACAGCGCCGGCGGTGCCGCCGCCCTGGAAGCCCGCGCCGCCACTGCCGCCGATTCCGACGCGGTGAAGCGCGCCAAGGCCGCCCTCGACGCCCTCGACATCGCCGAAGGCCTGGCCGAGCTGGAAGGCTCCTCGGCCCGTGTCGCCGTTGACGAGAAGCGCATGATCAACTGCCGCGCCGACCTCAACCAGCTGGTACCGTTCAAGTACGACTGGGCCTGGCAGAAGTACCTCGACGGCTGCGCCAACCACTGGATGCCGCAAGAGGTCAACATGACCGCGGACATCGCCCTGTGGAAGAGCATGGACGGCCTGACCGAAGACGAGCGCCGCATCGTCATGCGCAACCTCGGCTTCTTCTCCACCGCCGACTCGCTGGTTGCCAACAACCTGGCCCTGGCCGTGTACCGCCTGATCACCAACCCGGAGTGCCGCCAGTACATCCTGCGCCAGGCCTTCGAAGAGGCGATCCACACCCACGCCTACCAGTACTGCATCGAGTCGCTGGGCATGGATGAAGGCGAGATCTTCAACATGTACCACGAGATCCCGTCGGTCGCGAAGAAAGCCGCCTGGGGCCTGAAGTACACCCGCGCCATCTCCGACCCGGAATTCAACACCGGTACCGTCGAGACCGACAAAGAGCTGCTGCGCAACCTGATCGCCTACTACTGCGTGCTGGAAGGCATCTTCTTCTACTGCGGCTTCACCCAGATCCTGTCCATGGGCCGCCGCAACAAGATGACCGGCGTTGCCGAGCAGTTCCAGTACATCCTGCGTGACGAGTCGATGCACCTGAACTTCGGTATCGACGTGATCAACCAGATCAAGATCGAGAACCCGCACCTGTGGGACGCGGCGATGAAGGAAGAAGCGACCCAGATGATCCTGCAAGGGACCCAGCTGGAGATCGAATACGCCCGTGACACCATGCCACGCGGCGTACTGGGCATGAACGCAGCAATGATGGAGGACTACCTCAAGTTCATCGCCAACCGTCGCCTGACCCAGATCGGCCTGAAGGAAGAGTACCCGGGGACTACCAACCCGTTCCCATGGATGAGCGAGATCATGGACTTGAAGAAGGAGAAGAACTTCTTCGAGACGCGCGTGATCGAGTATCAGACTGGCGGTGCGCTGAGCTGGGATTGATTGTCCGGGCTGAACATCGAGAAGGCTGCCGAATGGCAGCCTTTTTTATGCCTGTCCGAATTGAAAACAGGATGTGTCCTACAGCGTCCTGCATTGCCTGTGCCCGGGCATCGCGATAACGTTCTCCAACGCTTAAGAACGCTCACATAGCGGAATCCCGTTCCCGTCAGAAACGGCTCTCCCACATCAGGATGGCCAAGCATGAACAGTGTTTATACCCCTACCCTCTTTACCCGCCACAATCGCCCCCCCACACCCTCTGGCTCGAATCCCAGGCCTGGTTCTGCGCCCACGAACTCGGTCGGCTGAGCGCTCGCTTCTTCGACGAGCACTGCATCCGCAAGCTCGACCCGGACCAGTACCGCAACGTGCAGCTGCTGCGCTACGGGCAGTATCAGGAGACCACGATGGTCAGCGAGTCCGGGGCCTTTACCTTGCTGGCGCATCACCATGTTCCGGAGAACCGCCATCTGCGCTGGTGGCTGACCCATGAGGTGGTGGCGGTGCTGCGTGATGGGCAGGTGGATGGAGAAGCGGATACACCGCGGCTGGGGCAGATGTGCTGGCCTGGAGGGCGGACGGCGACGTTGTTGTATTGGCAGAGTGAGCCGTGGGTGAGGATGCGGGATATGCCGGTGGTGATGGCGGCTGAAGACGCAGAGATGGCGCCGCTGGTGAAGCGCAGGATGAACTGGCGGGAGTGTGCTCAGCGGGCACTCAGGCTACACGGGGTCAAGCTGGGCTGCGCAGATCTTGTAGGAGCGGGCTTGCCCCGCGAACACCGGCACAGCCGGTGCCAGGCACCGCGTCGCTTGCTTCGCGGGACAAGCCCGCTCCCACAGGGTTTGCATATCGCCCAGAGCATAGATATGCCTGGACTGGCTTCATCGCTGGCAGGGCAAGCTCCTACAGTGACCGCCAGAGGCTGAGCAGACGAGCATCCTATGGGAATGTGCTTACCCGCGAACACTGGCGGAGCCAGTGCCATGCACCGCGCTACCTGATGTGAGGATTTGGGTAATGCATAGCCCTAAGACACCCAGAAGACAGTGAATCATAAGAGCTGCTATAGTAGTTTTTATATCACATAAGCACTGCTATAGCAGGCCTTAATATGAATGTTTTTCCCTTGGCATGCGCCGACAGGCTAATGAAAATAGGGCTTCTCGCCAAAACAAGGCGCCTTGAACGAAAAATTCGCCAGAAAGACCTTGCCGCTCAGTCCGGATTGTCCATCACCACGCTTGCCAAAATCGAGGCAGGAACGCCGACTGTGGAGATGCGCAGCTACATGATCGCGCTGTGGCACCTGGGCTTGCTCGACGAGGTTTTCCAGGACGTGCCGATGTCTTCCCCGGCCTCCTTCGCCACTGAGCACAGGGTACGCCTTAAGAACGTGACCGAGGATGATTTCTGATGACGGTGATCTACCTCTACATGCAGATGCCAGACTCGCTGGAGGTTTCCACCATTGGGCGGTTGAGCGTGGAGAACAATGTCGGCGAATTTGTTTACAACCCAACCCATGTCGAAGCTGGGGGTTGGGTACCTGATGCCTCGCGCTACCCACTTCGAACGCAGCCGTATAAACGCATCACCAAGAACCGGGGCATACCTGGATTCATCCGGGATGCGGCTCCTGATGGCTGGGGTGAGCGCCTGGTTGCGCGAGAGCACGGTGATCAGAAGGATGCCGTTGGTTTTATTCTGAAGTCTCCAAACCATGATCGTACGGGGAACCTCATGGCTGGCGCTGGCCGCAAGCCACCTGCCGGTATCGGCCAGGCTGGACTGGGCAAGATCACCCAACTGGAAGCCTTCATACAATTTGCAGACGGTGTGCAAGGTGGATTTCCACGCGATACCGACAGCGCGACAAAAGCAACGCTGCAGCAGCGCTCGTCACTGGGCGGTGCTCGCCCCAAATGCACACTGATCAATGAAGACCGGCTGCTGCTGGCCAAGCCAAGGGACCGCCACGATGCCTACGATGTGCCGGCGCTTGAACATGCCTGCATGACATTCGCAGCAAGCAAAGGCATGAACGTGGCGCGTGTGCACTTGCACCGTGGTCGGGTAAACACGTTGCTGGTCGAACGCTTCGACCGAGTGCCCGCTGACGACGGACATTTCTACCGCATCCCCATGTTGAGCGGTTTGACATTACTCGACAGTGACTGGAACAACCCGCTGGGCTGGGCGCACGAGTGGCACTATGGATTGCTCGTAGACGAAATGAACCGCCGAGGTGTGCCGCTGAATGATCTCCAGGAGCTGTTCAAGCGCATCTGTTTCAACATTCTGGTCGGCAACGATGATGACCATCCCAAGAACGTGGCCGTAATTTACCTGAATGGCAGATGGCGGCTGTCACCCATGTACGACGTTCTGCCGACCACCGAAGGGGATGCACCTACCAGCCTCGCCATGGGCGTCGGAAGTTTCGGAAAGGAACTGTCGCGGCGCAATTTGCTGAGCCAGGTTGGCCACTATGGCCTTTCTCACACCCAGGCAGAATCCATCATTGATGAAGTGGCTGGATGGGAAGCTGAATTAGCGGCGCACTATCGACAGCATCTCCAACGTGCTGAGCTTGAGCTGGCATTAGCCGCCATCGGCGCTGACAAGCTGCGCATCTGAGTCAGGGTCATTGGTCGTTCGATACGCTTGCGCCCGTTGCGTAGGGTGGCGAAGCGTTTCTGACCCGGCGGGATTCTTTCGAACCTAGAGGTCTTCCAGCTGAACCCGAATGCGCTGCGGGGACGCCAGTCGCTCTGTCAAAGTCGCAATGAGGTCTTGTTTTGGTACAGCATGATCGACAGGCAGTGAAGCTTTACAGGACGCCGGTATCGCCTGTGGCGCCTGGCGCATGCGCTTGGTTTTAGACATATCAGGACTACCAGCTTCCGCAAGAGGCTTTGAGGGCAAGCTCGATTGGAGCTGTCCTCAATACATAAAACAAGAGACCTCGCCCACGCCGACAGGAGGGGTACGGCACACTCGGTTGCCATGTGCCGGGACTGGACATGCCAGTCTACGTGGTCGAGAGCGAGGCCGTTGATGAGTAAAAAAATGCGTCTCGAAAAATGCCAATCAAGCTGATCTGTTCTTCAGCGGGCTACCAGCTTCACATGATCGATCGCAGAGGGAGCCTTGCGCCCTTTTCGCGACACAAGCCCGCTCCTACACGGTCACCTGTATCTGTTCGGCCTCTAGCAGGTTGTGCAACGTATTGAGGAACAGGTCGAAGCTGATGATGCCGGTGGCCACGGTCGACAGCACGGTCTGACCGTTTTCGTCCTTGATCACCACCAATTCGGTCCACTGGCTCAGATCAACGTTACGCAGGCTGCTCAGCGCGACTTTGCGGCCATCAACTTCGAGGGCGTCGCGGGTGATGGTCAGCGGTTTGGTGGCGACATTGAAGAAATCGCCGCTCATGCGCTTGCCCCACACTTGCGACGTTTCAAGGTAGTTGAACTGCACCGCACCGCCGTTCTCCAGCGTGGCGAACACCGCTGGCAAGCGTTCGTTCAGGTACTGCTCACGCACCTGCTCGAGGAACACGTACAGCTTTTGCAGGTGTGGGTTGACCCGGCGGAAGGGTTCGCTGGCGTTGCGGCGGTACGCGAGATTGTTGATCAGGCCGGCAATCGCGGTCTGGCCCGAGGCGAACAGGTAAAAGTCGCCCATCTCGCTGAAAGGCACATAGTCGCGCTGGTCGCCGATGATCTGGCAAATGCCTTTCTCGTACACCTCATAACGCGCAATGCGCAGTTTCTTCTGCCACAGGGCCAGGGCGAACATCACCACGCCGAGCACCGCCAGCAAGGCGATGGTGGAGTAGAAAAGGTTTTTCGGGCCGTTGAAATTCAGGGAACTGTCAACACTCAGGTAGCCAACGAAGGCAGCCAGGCCGAGGAAAATACTGCCCAGGATGAGCATGCAGATGATCAGCGACTTGCCGTAGCCATAACTGCCCAACAGCTTGCCGGTGGACGCAGGTGGGGTGGATTGCATGGTGGAGCCTCCTTGCTTGGGAAATGAAACGTCATGCTTCTGCTGGCGATGAGACATGACTTGTTTCAATTTGTTCAGCGCGAAAGCTATTAACTGGTTTTTCAGCCAAATGCACCAATGGGCCTACCGTCATACTATGACCTTTAATTTACCTGACTCCTTGATTTAGAGCCCTCGCCGCTGATTTTTCACTTGACGGCGCGAATTTATTGCGCCGCCCAGCGTTGACAGTTGATTTTGAGCTTGATACAAAACGCCGCAGTTGTACGACAACACATAACAAAAACAACATCAGCGGACCCATCCCATGTCGAAAATCTGCCAGACAACCCTCCCCTTTGCGCTGCTTGGCGCCAGCCTGCTCGGCAGCATGCCAGGGACCAGCCTCGCCCAAGGCTTCGTCGAAGACAGCAAGGCCGTGCTGGGCCTGCGCAATTTCTACATCAACCGTAATTTCACCAACCCCAGCAACCCACAGAGCAAGGCTGAGGAATGGACCCAGAGCTTCATTCTCGATGCCCGTTCCGGCTTCACCGAGGGGCCGGTGGGGTTTGGTGCCGATGTGCTGGGGCTATGGTCGGTGAAGCTCGATGGCGGTGGCGGCACCTATGGCACGGGGCTGTTGCCACGCCATGACGATGGGCGGCCGGCGGATGACTACGGCCGCCTGGCGGTGGCGGGCAAGGCGCGCATCTCCAAGACCGAACTGAAGATCGGCGAGTGGATGCCGGTGCTGCCGATCCTGCGTTCGGACGATGGCCGCTCGCTGCCGCAGACCTTCCGCGGTGGCCAGGTGACCTCCAACGAAATCGCCGGGCTGACCCTGTACGGTGGCCAGTTCCGCGGCAACAGCCCACGCAACGACGCGAGCATGGAAGACATGAGTTACGGCGGCGGCCTGTCGGACCGTTTCAACTTTGTCGGAGGCGAATACAAGTTCAACCAGGATCGGACCCTGGTCGGGCTGTGGAACGCGGTGCTCAAGGATGTCTACGAACAGCAGTACCTGCAGCTGAGCCACAGCCAGCCGCTGGGCGACTGGACCCTCGGCGCCAACCTGGGCTACTTCCACGGCGGCGAGGACGGCTCGGAACGCGCCGGCAAGCTGGACAACAAGACCTATTCGGGAATGTTCTCGGCCAAGTATGGCGGCAATACCTTCTGGGTCGGCCTGCAGAAAGTCGATGGCGATACCTGGATGCGGGTCAACGGCACCAGCGGCGGGACCTTGGCCAACGACAGTTACAACTCCAGCTTCGACAACGCCAACGAGCGCTCGTGGCAAGTGCGCCATGACTTCAACTTCGTGACGCTCGGGGTGCCGGGGCTGACCCTGATGAACCGCTATATCAGTGGCCGCGATGTCCACACCGGGGCGGTGACCGATGGCAAGGAGTGGGTGCGTGAATCGGAGCTGGCGTATGTGATCCAGAGCGGGCCGTTCAAGGACCTGAGCGTGAAGTGGCGCAACTCGACCATTCGCCGGGACTACAGCAACAACGAGTTCGATGAGAACCGGTTGATCTTCAACTATCCGCTTTCGCTGCTGTAATCGGGGCCGCCTTGCGGCCCTTCGCGGGCAAGCCCGCTCCCACAAGATCAGCAGCGCTGCTAATCCCTGTGGGAGCGGGCTTGCCCGCGAAGAGGCCCGAGAAACCCCGCAAGCAGCATTGACAACCGCGGAAAGCGCTGCCGATAATCAGCATAGTCATACGACAACTTACAACAATCACAAGTAGAGCCGCCATGACCATCACCCCCTTCAAGCGCCTGCTGCTCACCGGAGCCGCAGGCGGCCTGGGCAAGGTGCTTCGCCAACGCCTCAACGGCTACACCGAAGTCCTGCGCCTTTCCGACATCGCCCCGATGGCACCCGCCACCGGCCCCCATGAAGAAGTCATCCCCTGCGACCTCGCTGACAAGGCGGCGGTCCATGCCCTGGTCGAAGGCGTCGACGCCATCGTCCACTTCGGCGGCGTCTCCACCGAGCACGCGTTCGAGGACATCCTCGGCCCCAACATCTGCGGCGTGTTCCACATCTACGAAGCCGCGCGCCAGCACGGGGTCAAACGCATCATCTTCGCCAGCTCCAACCATGTGATCGGTTTCTACCGCCAGGACCAGCGGATCGACGCCCATGCGCCGCGCCGGCCCGACAGCTACTACGGCCTGTCCAAGTGCTACGGCGAGGATGTCGCCAGCTTCTACTTCGACCGCTACGGCATCGAGACCGTCAGCATTCGCATTGGCTCCTCGTTCGATGAACCGCAGAACCTGCGCATGCTCAGCACCTGGCTGAGCTACGACGACCTGACCCAGCTGATCGAACGCGGCCTGTTCACTGCCGACGTCGGCCACACCGTGGTCTACGGCGCGTCCAACAACCGTACTGTCTGGTGGGACAACCGCTACGCCGAACACCTGGGCTACCAGCCCAAGGACAGCTCGGAAGTATTCCGCGCTGCGGTGGAGGCCAAGCCGACACCCGCCGCCGACGACCCGAGCATGGTCTACCAAGGTGGCGCCTTCGTCGCTGCTGGCCCATTCAGCTGATCCCGCCCTGCCAGGAGGCTCCAGCATGCACTGCGAACTGATCGTCGACGCCCGCAACGGTACGGGTGAAAGCCCGGTGTGGCACCCCAGCGAACAGGCCCTGTACTGGGTCGACATCCCGGCCCGCCAGCTGCACCGCTGGCAGGACGGCACCCATCAGGTCTGGCAGGGCGAGCAGATGCTCGCCTGCATCGCCCGCACCGAACGGGGTTGGGTCGCTGGCATGGAAAGCGGCATCTTCCAGCTGCAGGCCCAGGCCGACGGCAGCCTCGACAGCCGCCTGTTCGCGGCAGTCGAACACCCACAACAGGGCATGCGCTTCAATGATGGCCGCTGCGACCGCCAAGGCCGTTTCTGGGCCGGCAGCATGCTCATGGACATGCAGCAAGGCGCCCATGTCGGCGCGCTGTACCGGGTCGATGGCGAGGGCCAGCTGCACCAGCAGCTCAAGGACATGATCGTGCCCAACGGCCTGGCCTTCAGCCCTGACGGCACACGCATGTACCTGTCCGACTCGCACCCCAACGTGCAGAAGATCTGGCGCTTCGACTACGACATCGACAGCGGCACCCCGCACAACCAGCGGCTGTTCGTCGACATGCGTGCCTTCCCCGGCCGCCCCGACGGCGCCGCCATCGATGCCGACGGCTGCTACTGGATCTGCGGCAACGACGCCGGGCAGATCCACCGTTTCACCCCCGACGGGCGCCTCGACCGCTCGCTCAGCGTGCCGGTGAAGAAACCGGCGATGTGCGCCTTCGGTGGCAGCAACCTCGACACATTGTTCGTCACCTCGATCCGCCCTGCAGGCTGCGACCTCAGCGACCAGCCCCTGGCCGGTGGCGTGTTTGCCCTGCGCCCCGGTGTCCAGGGCCTGGAGGA contains:
- a CDS encoding ribonucleotide-diphosphate reductase subunit beta is translated as MLSWDEFDKEDGEVAAKGNTPAQATAAATLDKLDSAGGAAALEARAATAADSDAVKRAKAALDALDIAEGLAELEGSSARVAVDEKRMINCRADLNQLVPFKYDWAWQKYLDGCANHWMPQEVNMTADIALWKSMDGLTEDERRIVMRNLGFFSTADSLVANNLALAVYRLITNPECRQYILRQAFEEAIHTHAYQYCIESLGMDEGEIFNMYHEIPSVAKKAAWGLKYTRAISDPEFNTGTVETDKELLRNLIAYYCVLEGIFFYCGFTQILSMGRRNKMTGVAEQFQYILRDESMHLNFGIDVINQIKIENPHLWDAAMKEEATQMILQGTQLEIEYARDTMPRGVLGMNAAMMEDYLKFIANRRLTQIGLKEEYPGTTNPFPWMSEIMDLKKEKNFFETRVIEYQTGGALSWD
- a CDS encoding glucurono-1,5-lactonase produces the protein MHCELIVDARNGTGESPVWHPSEQALYWVDIPARQLHRWQDGTHQVWQGEQMLACIARTERGWVAGMESGIFQLQAQADGSLDSRLFAAVEHPQQGMRFNDGRCDRQGRFWAGSMLMDMQQGAHVGALYRVDGEGQLHQQLKDMIVPNGLAFSPDGTRMYLSDSHPNVQKIWRFDYDIDSGTPHNQRLFVDMRAFPGRPDGAAIDADGCYWICGNDAGQIHRFTPDGRLDRSLSVPVKKPAMCAFGGSNLDTLFVTSIRPAGCDLSDQPLAGGVFALRPGVQGLEEPAWRG
- a CDS encoding Bro-N domain-containing protein, which produces MAKHEQCLYPYPLYPPQSPPHTLWLESQAWFCAHELGRLSARFFDEHCIRKLDPDQYRNVQLLRYGQYQETTMVSESGAFTLLAHHHVPENRHLRWWLTHEVVAVLRDGQVDGEADTPRLGQMCWPGGRTATLLYWQSEPWVRMRDMPVVMAAEDAEMAPLVKRRMNWRECAQRALRLHGVKLGCADLVGAGLPREHRHSRCQAPRRLLRGTSPLPQGLHIAQSIDMPGLASSLAGQAPTVTARG
- a CDS encoding helix-turn-helix domain-containing protein — translated: MNVFPLACADRLMKIGLLAKTRRLERKIRQKDLAAQSGLSITTLAKIEAGTPTVEMRSYMIALWHLGLLDEVFQDVPMSSPASFATEHRVRLKNVTEDDF
- a CDS encoding NAD-dependent epimerase/dehydratase family protein gives rise to the protein MTITPFKRLLLTGAAGGLGKVLRQRLNGYTEVLRLSDIAPMAPATGPHEEVIPCDLADKAAVHALVEGVDAIVHFGGVSTEHAFEDILGPNICGVFHIYEAARQHGVKRIIFASSNHVIGFYRQDQRIDAHAPRRPDSYYGLSKCYGEDVASFYFDRYGIETVSIRIGSSFDEPQNLRMLSTWLSYDDLTQLIERGLFTADVGHTVVYGASNNRTVWWDNRYAEHLGYQPKDSSEVFRAAVEAKPTPAADDPSMVYQGGAFVAAGPFS
- a CDS encoding OprD family porin, producing the protein MSKICQTTLPFALLGASLLGSMPGTSLAQGFVEDSKAVLGLRNFYINRNFTNPSNPQSKAEEWTQSFILDARSGFTEGPVGFGADVLGLWSVKLDGGGGTYGTGLLPRHDDGRPADDYGRLAVAGKARISKTELKIGEWMPVLPILRSDDGRSLPQTFRGGQVTSNEIAGLTLYGGQFRGNSPRNDASMEDMSYGGGLSDRFNFVGGEYKFNQDRTLVGLWNAVLKDVYEQQYLQLSHSQPLGDWTLGANLGYFHGGEDGSERAGKLDNKTYSGMFSAKYGGNTFWVGLQKVDGDTWMRVNGTSGGTLANDSYNSSFDNANERSWQVRHDFNFVTLGVPGLTLMNRYISGRDVHTGAVTDGKEWVRESELAYVIQSGPFKDLSVKWRNSTIRRDYSNNEFDENRLIFNYPLSLL
- a CDS encoding type II toxin-antitoxin system HipA family toxin, whose translation is MTVIYLYMQMPDSLEVSTIGRLSVENNVGEFVYNPTHVEAGGWVPDASRYPLRTQPYKRITKNRGIPGFIRDAAPDGWGERLVAREHGDQKDAVGFILKSPNHDRTGNLMAGAGRKPPAGIGQAGLGKITQLEAFIQFADGVQGGFPRDTDSATKATLQQRSSLGGARPKCTLINEDRLLLAKPRDRHDAYDVPALEHACMTFAASKGMNVARVHLHRGRVNTLLVERFDRVPADDGHFYRIPMLSGLTLLDSDWNNPLGWAHEWHYGLLVDEMNRRGVPLNDLQELFKRICFNILVGNDDDHPKNVAVIYLNGRWRLSPMYDVLPTTEGDAPTSLAMGVGSFGKELSRRNLLSQVGHYGLSHTQAESIIDEVAGWEAELAAHYRQHLQRAELELALAAIGADKLRI